DNA from Fibrobacter sp. UWB15:
TCGTTTTCGATACCATATTTTTTCTGGCCGCCTATGGTCACGTGTTCCAGGGTGGCTGTGCCCGTTTCGCCTTTGGCGTAAATACCGATGTTAAAGCCGCGGATTTCGGTGTTCTTAATCAAGAGGGGACCAATGCCTTCGGTAAAGCCTAAGTCAATACCGTAAACGCCGGAAGTGTCTCCGGAATAAATCTTCACATTGTGAATGGTTCCCTGGTTTCCAGCGTTGAACTGAATGCCGATGGCGCCGGGGTTTCCCTTACCGGTACGAATTGTTACGTCACGAACGGCGTTTCTGTACTTGGGACCTGGACCTTCGCCAGTAAAAATAAGGGCTTTCGGAAATTCGGGGTTGTCAAAGCCGTAGGTATTGTCTGCAAGCTGGATGATCGTTCCGCCCATGCTCTGTCCCTGCAAAATAGTGCGGCGGCTAGAGGATTCCTGTTTTTTGGTGGTGGGCCAAGTGAGTTGATCGGTAATTTTATAGATGCCATGGGGCAAATAGATGATAAAGTCTCCATCGGGGTGGTCGTTCAACGCCCTCTGAATGGCTTCGGTGTCGTCGGTCTTGCCGTCGCCCTTAGCATAATAGGGGTCTTTTGTGACATTAACAATCGCGGAGCCCATGGGGAATTCCACCTGGGCAAATACAGATACTGTAAAAACGACAACAAAATAAAATAGAGTCCTATACATACTAACCTCATTTGTAAATATATGTAAAAAAAAGACGAGGTCAATAGGCTCTAGTTTATTTTGGGCGGCTTAGCCGTATTTATTTCTCACATTTTTCGTACACAAAGGGGTTATGGTCGCCCTGCACCTTAAAAATACGGCGGTCCCGTTCGCATTCTTTGTCTGTAACGGGGTACATCTTGTCCCAGGCTTCAAATAGTTTCCGGTCCTGTTTGGACAAATTAACGCCGTAGGTCTTTTCCATGTAAAGGCTGGCTCGGGCGATAATTCCGCGGGCTTCTTCGCGTGGCTGAGCTTTTTTTAGTTTGAAATCTACGATGGTCTTGCATCCGCCATACATGGGCTCGGGGTCGTTTGTCCACTGGCTGTACATGAAGTTGTTGCGGTCCCCGTTGACTTCGCCAATGGCGGGGTACAGGTTGTGCATGTCACCTTCCATAATCTTGAAGGTGGTGTCGTTGGCGCTGCAGTTCTTGCGGCCACCGTCTCGCCAGCAGGGGAGGTGCTGGCCCATGTTGTGGGCGGTGACCATGTGTTCCCACTCGATGCGTTCGGCGCGTTTAAAACTTTTGCGTTTTGGGTTCTCGCGCGGCTTGAAGTTACAACTTGAAAAGTCGACGTTCTTCTTGTCGTCGTATCGGCATCCGCAGTAAAGGGTTTCTTGCAGTTCGCCGTAGTACACGCGCCTTAGCTGTTTGCTCGCGTCGCGGTAGTTGTAATGCTTCGGGGCGGCTGTAGGGTCTACGCGCGACCACGCGATAGCGATAAAAACTGCCAGAAGCAGTATTATTCCAAAACTTTTCATATAAAAACCATGTAGTAACGAAAAGAAATATAGATAACTATTCTAATGTGTAATGTGAGGTGTGAAATGAATTGTAGACAGTAGGAAGTTGACCGTTGGCAGTGGTTTTGCCATTACACATTACACATTACACATTACACATTTTTTAAATTTGGCACATGCAATCACCTGGTATGGATTATTTGAATTCTCGGCTCATGTTCGGTATGGTTCCGGGGCTTGAATCGACTCGAAAACTTTGCAACGCTCTCGGAAATCCTGAACGCTCTTTCAAGACCATCCATATCGTCGGTACTAACGGCAAGGGCTCTACTAGCTACTACCTCGCAGGCATCTTGCAGGCGCATGGCTTTAAAACGGGGCTTTTTACGAGCCCGCATCTGGTAAGCCTTCGCGAGCGCATTCGTGTAAACGACATTCCCATTAGCGATGCCGATTTGGACCGCTTACTCCTTCAGGTGAAGGCTGCTGCCGAACAGGTGCAGGTGGAGCCGACCTTCTTTGAAGTCTTGACGCTCGTCTCGTTCCTTTATTATGCCGAACAAGGTGTCGATGTGGTTTCGATGGAAGCGGGCATGGGGGGCCGCTTGGACAGCACGGCGGTTGCATGCGGCAACATCGTGGTGCTCACGAGTATCGGACTCGAACACACCGAAGTCTTGGGCCCCACCGAAAGTGCCATTCTTAAAGAAAAAATGGCAATCGCCGAAGCGGACTCCGCTCGGGGAAAAACATTCATTGTCGGTGGCCTTTCCGAAAGCCTGCTCGCCGAAGCCTGTGCTTATGCGAGTGAACACAATGCGAAATGCGTTGTTCCTACAATCCGGACCGACATCAAACTCCCGAATCTGGGCCACCATTATATTGAAAACGCAAGCCTTTCTTTGGCCGCCGCCGAAAGCTTTGTTCACAGTGCGGGTCGCGTTTTTGACGATTCTCTCGCCTTAAAAACGCTTGAAACCCGTTCCTGGGCTGGCCGCATGCAGCAGTTGACCGATAAAAATGGGGTGGTTCGCTACATTTTGGATGGGGCGCATAATTCTCATGCGGTGCGTCGCTTAGTTGAAACCTTGGCGGAATATTACCCCGGTACCAAGTTCCACTGCGTTTTCGGAGCCCTTAAAGATAAAGATGTGGGCGAAATGCTTAAGTTGATGGCTCCATTTGTAAGCCACTGGCATATAACCAAGACTCCTTACCCGCGTTTCCGCGAACTGGACGATTTGCGCTCGGAACTCTCGAATTTGGGCTTGAAAGTTGCTAGCGAAGGCGAACTTAGCCGAAAATTTTTGGACCAAGTTGCCGAAACAGCCTCTGCGGATAATAAAAATATCCCCGTTTTAGTGACCGGTAGCCTCTATATGATCGGTGAAACGGTGCAGGCCCTCAAGGACGATTTTGATGGTTTGGCTTTTTTCCGTGGCCTTGAACCCTCGACAAACGAACACCGCTAAATTTGCGTAGAAAACAA
Protein-coding regions in this window:
- a CDS encoding folylpolyglutamate synthase/dihydrofolate synthase family protein; protein product: MQSPGMDYLNSRLMFGMVPGLESTRKLCNALGNPERSFKTIHIVGTNGKGSTSYYLAGILQAHGFKTGLFTSPHLVSLRERIRVNDIPISDADLDRLLLQVKAAAEQVQVEPTFFEVLTLVSFLYYAEQGVDVVSMEAGMGGRLDSTAVACGNIVVLTSIGLEHTEVLGPTESAILKEKMAIAEADSARGKTFIVGGLSESLLAEACAYASEHNAKCVVPTIRTDIKLPNLGHHYIENASLSLAAAESFVHSAGRVFDDSLALKTLETRSWAGRMQQLTDKNGVVRYILDGAHNSHAVRRLVETLAEYYPGTKFHCVFGALKDKDVGEMLKLMAPFVSHWHITKTPYPRFRELDDLRSELSNLGLKVASEGELSRKFLDQVAETASADNKNIPVLVTGSLYMIGETVQALKDDFDGLAFFRGLEPSTNEHR
- a CDS encoding endonuclease, whose protein sequence is MKSFGIILLLAVFIAIAWSRVDPTAAPKHYNYRDASKQLRRVYYGELQETLYCGCRYDDKKNVDFSSCNFKPRENPKRKSFKRAERIEWEHMVTAHNMGQHLPCWRDGGRKNCSANDTTFKIMEGDMHNLYPAIGEVNGDRNNFMYSQWTNDPEPMYGGCKTIVDFKLKKAQPREEARGIIARASLYMEKTYGVNLSKQDRKLFEAWDKMYPVTDKECERDRRIFKVQGDHNPFVYEKCEK